In Hemicordylus capensis ecotype Gifberg chromosome 4, rHemCap1.1.pri, whole genome shotgun sequence, the genomic window GGCAGGAACATATAGGGTGTTTCTGACGTCCAGTTGAGCTGAAAACATCTCCCAATGACAGGGGGTCGTGACCCGCCCTGGAACAGAAGCGGGCGCACTTCTTGTTCGCTGAAGTTGCAAACAGGTCTATTGAAGGATGAATTCACTTGTGGAACAGCGGATTGATGTATCTCGGATTGATTTCCCACTCGTGGTGAGTGTCGTTCAGAAAAATTCGACTGAGACTGTCCGCTAAGATGTTCTCTAGGCCCTTGATGTGGCTTGCAAGAGGGTAAATCTTGTGgcggatgcaccagtgccatatcTGGAGAGCTAGAGCGCACAAGCTCCTGGAGACTGTCCCACCTTGGTGGTTTACGTAGGCTTGCGCTGTCATGTTGTCTAATTGTATTTGAACGCATTTGCCCTCCAACAGTGGTAGGAAGGATCGTAACGCAAGGAAAACTGCCAGTAATTCCAAAAAGTTTATATGGAGTTGACTCTGGTTGAGGGACCATTTGCCCTGGGCTTGCCTCAACCTTGCACAATGTGCGCCCCTCAACCTTGCACAATGTGCGCCCCACCCTAGAAGGGAGGCGTCTGTCGTGAGCCAGATGGTTGGGGCAGGAGGCTGGAAAGGTACTCCCTCCAGAAGGTTTCTGCGTTCTGTCCACCAGGTGAGAGATTGAAGAATGGGAGTAGGGATCAGCAGGCGTTTCTCTTGATTGTGTCTTGCAGGGTGAAAGACTGAGAGAAACCAGAGCTGAAGCTTCCTCATCTTTAGACGGGCATAATGAATCACAGCATTGCACGAGGCCATGAGTCCCAGTAAGCGCTGGATGGAGCGTGCAGGTTGAACTGGGTGGCCTTGAAATAGCGTTATCATGTCTTTGATCAGGTTGTACCTCTCTCCTGGTAAGAATGCTCTTTGGCGTATCGTGTCCAATACTGCTCCTATGTAGCTTGCCACTCTCATAGGTTCTAGGcgtgactttttccaattgacttggatgcCTAGGTCGCGGAGGACCGACAGAACATAACGGATATGCGAACGTAACTCGTCTTGATCCTTTGAggccaggagccagtcgtccaggtaAGGGTATACCGTGATGCCTTGCGTTCGCAGGTATGCAATCACTGGAGCCATACACTTTGTAAAGACCCTTGGGGCGGTGGAAAGACCGAAGGGTAATACATTGTACTGGTATACTTGGTGGCCGACTGTGAAGCGGAGGAATTTCCGATGTGGAGGTTGAATATTTATATGGAAATAGGCGTCTTTTAGATCCAGCGTTGCCAGCCACTGCTCCCCTTgggaggagcgggaggatttgTTGCAACGCCATCATTCTGAACTTCTTGACCTGGACAAACTTGTTCAGGTTGCGCAAATCCATGATCGGACGGATGCCCCCGTCCCGtttggggatttgaaaataacGGGAGTAGAATCCATCCTGTCAGTCCGCCCACCACACCTGGGCAATTGCCCCCTTCTCCAGTAGCTCCTCGACCTCCTTCCGTAAAGCCTCGGAAGGAGGAGTGGATGTTATCCCCCTGAATCGTGGAATTGTCCTGAATTCGATGGCATATCCTGAAGAAACAATCTTCAAGACCcaacggtctgatgttatatgttgccatgtgggggcatggcttgccagcttgatggaggGTTGAGCCAGCAAGGGGTCGGTGTAGGGACCCATTGGTTGAGATGTCAATACCCCCGACGGCGGGGATGGGGAGTGGAGAAGTGATGGTGGACGGACTTGTGTCTCAAAGACGCTTCTGGGTCTCTGAACCCTTGGGTCGTTGAGACTGATTTTGCTTGAATTTGTTCTGGTAAGCCCGTCTGTAGTAAGGCTGGTAGGACTTGCGGAAGTCCCTACGGTCTTGTTGTCTGAAGGGAGGACGTTGTTTATTATATGTAGAACGATACCTGGATGTATACGTGGATGTAGAAGACTGCGCCGTAAAGGTCTTCGCCgtgaattttgattttttaagcAGTTCCATTGTGGCATCCGTGGTTTCACTAAATAGGCCGGTGCCATCAAAGGGAAGACCCTCAATTTTATCTCTCATGTCCATTTGTAATGTGGTAGATCTGAGCCAGGCGTGTCTGCGGAGGGTGATGGTGGCAGTCATGGCCCTGGACTCGCTTTCAGCTAGGTGCTTGGCGATACTCAGTTGTTGCCTGGTGAGATCTCCCGAGCATTCTAGGACTTTCCGAAAAGCAACCTTGAATTCTTCTGGTGATAGGTTGTCCAGTTCAGGGAGCAATCCTTCCCAAAGGCTGTGAGTATATTTTGCGGTACATGCCACGTAATTAGCCACCTTGATTGAGAGGCACGCAGTCGAATAGATTTTGCGGCCTAAGAGGtccaatttccttccttccctttcagtAGGAACGACATGACGCTTTCCAGATTTAGACACAAAGGCACAGTCAATTACAAGGGAGTTGGGTGCCGGATGCTTCAAAAGGTACGTGTTATCCTTCTCCATTATCCAATATAGGCTTTCCAGTCTCTTAGAGGTGGGGGTGGAAGTATGCAGCACTTCTCAAGCACATTTGGCCGCCCTTGTGATTACAGGGAGCATCGGTAGGGCCACCGGGGCCGTCGATTGAGATTTTAACATAAAGTTGTAGACGGGGTTGTCTATAGTGGTCAGTGCAGAACGAAGATCTAGACCTAAGGCGTCTGCCATGGCACGAACGTGACGGTGGTATGCTTTCATTTCTTCATTGGGTGACACATACACCGTTGGTGCCACATCCGTGGGGGGTTCAATGATGGTCTCCTCCCGCTCGGGGTCCGACTCAAAGTCTGATGAGCTGTAGTGTTCGGAAGGCGAGGCTGCCGGGGAAGTTGGCGCTGTTCCATGGGATCGCTCTGAAGGTGTAGGAGGTGACGGCAGGGATGTCGtctgagttgccatggcacgggtTAATGGCGGCTGTGTCTGCACACAGGAGTCAGAAGTAACAACCTTGGATGTCTGTGTTGATGAGTGTCTGGTCGCTATTGAGGGACTGTTAGTGGACGCAGATATGGTGCGTAAAAACAATGTTGCAGGTAGAGATGACCGTGGTTCCCAGGTTCCAGTTGGTAAGGAAGCTTGGGAACTGGTTGAGACTGCTGGACCCGAACCAGGTACATGCGGTGGAGGCGTATGGGTGAATCCACAGGTGTGCCAGGGTAGAGGGCTTTGCAACTGGGCCGCAGAGAGTGAAGAACCCGGGTGTGCAGGAGGAGCTGAAGTTGGTCGCGGCTCCTCTTCAGATGCTGGGAAGCCTCTAAACGTGGCCTGTGAAGGCGTGCTCACTGTGGAGTCCAAAAGCGACAAGAGCGACTGAGTTGTAGATGGATGCAGGCCTATTTCGGCGTCTTGAGGATCCCCTTCGATATCGAAGGTTGGAGGTGGAGATCGATATCGAGGAGTGACATGACTGGACGTCGTAAGCAGTGGTGTGTGTAGTGATAGAGCAGAGCTGGGTCCCGGAGCCGTCGGTGTCGAAGGCGGGGACGAGGGAACCGGTGTTGGAGCAGGCGAGAGGGATCTTGCTCTCGGTGCCGAAACACTCGGCGTCGACGGTCTTGGCGTCGAAGGGTGGGCTGGTGTTGAAGATGGTCGGTGTCGAGCAGACGGGGGTGATGGTGTTGTGTCTCTCATCAGATCGATCATTCTGCGACGTTTCGTTGTCGATGCCGTCGCGGCATCATCGGCATCGGGATCACTGCCAGAGGTCGAGGGAACCTGGCATTCACGGCTGCTCGATGTCGAGACTGTTTTCAGTGTCGAGGGTCCGGAGTCCTTCGAAGTCGAGGATTTGGACTTCGAATGCGGTGATCCCGGACGCGTTGACGTAGAAGTTTTCGACTTCGTACGTGGTGTAGAAGCGGATCGAGCCCTCGATGTCGAGGGGTGAGGTGTGCCCGGCATCGAGGGACTTAACACCTCATCATAAATCGCCGCTCTGAGGCGAAGCGCTCGATTCTTTCGCGTCTGCTTCGAAAATGACAGACAAATCTTGCATGTAGAAACATTATGCTCTTCGCCTAGGCACAGTAGGCATAACTCGTGGAGGTCTTTGGAAGGGAgcttacatggaaccaagaagacaaggattgaagaaaagaacaatatcggacctctgaaaagtatacagtgtactgtgcttgattggccagcaaactcgcctgacctgaccccatagagaatccatgcggcattgccaagagaaggatgagagacatgagaccaaacaatgcagaattgctgaaggccgctaatgaagcatcctggtcttccataatacctcatcagtgccacaggctgatagcatccatgccatgccgcattgaggcagtaattgctgcaaaaggggcccaaaccaagtactgaatacatatgcatgcttatacttttcagaggtctgatattgttctatttacaatccttgtcttcttggttccatgtaatattctaattttctgagattgtggatttggggttttcatgagctgtacgccatgatcatcacaattataacaaattaaggcttgacttatctcgctttgcatgtaatgcgtctgtctcatatatcagtttcaccttttaatttgcattactgaaattaatggacttttgcacgatattctaattttccgagtttcacctgtacagtggTGTATGAATGGATTATGTAATACCACACCCTGCtgcccaaagggcctgcacattctgaaccccaaaatacacagtcgtctttgctcattgcagcacagcccccaataaacagctagacTAATACGCTACACTCTCTTTCTTGAATATGAACCAAAAAGAAATGGTTtcatactggagttccaaattGACAGCATCATCTTTTTATTTCTGAAATGCCAGAGTATTGCCCCCATATTGatctgggaactctctcccactgcatCATCAAACCAACGCAGGCTAGTCCTTCGCTCGTCATCCACACAGACTGGGCATTTGACTTCATGAATTAGCAGCCTGTACAGCTCATCTTAAAGTTGGGGTTCCCCTCACTTCTCCTCTGGGATGGGGGTGTGCATCAAAATCACActaattgcacctagggcaccaaaaccCCTAAGTCCGGCCCTGAAAGTAACACACAAGTGATCCTAAAACCAAACCAACTGTGGGACAAATCAGACTCTTTCCTGAACCTCAGCCCAATGTTTGTGTGATTTATAGATTAAGGAAAGAAATGTTTAGAGCTGTAAATGGACTTAAAAGCTGACTGAATGtagcaaaataaaaatggctggaGTCAGGGCTGATTAGGCTGcctggaactgggaacctagaacCTAGCAACCCTATGCATGGCGGCCCATCAGGGCAGGGCTGACTCCAGCcctttgggttgtgtgtgtgcattgtgctttaaaatgttttaaaactcaAAATTATTACATTTTTCATACAAAATACATGAAATGTGTACAATTAGTAAGCAACTTGCATTATATGGATATCAGGCTGCCTAGAATTGGGCATCAGGAACATAGCAACCCTATGCATTGAAAAGCACAATGTGTCTGCATATACTGTAAGTGACTAGAACACAACCTCTGCATACAACTGAGTGCTTGATTTGGGCTGGGGCAACTGTACCTGATGGACCATCTTCTGGAATGGACCTTCAAAGACAGAAGGGTCTTCTGTGTGGGGGATTTTTGGCTGGAAATTCAAAACAATCTCAGCCTCATTTATAATCTGGACTAAACTGAAAGACTGCTGTAAGACACTCTCTCTTAGATACCACCCTCCCACAACCTGTAATATAGGGTACAGAGCTGTATTGGCATtgctaaatgttttaaaatattttaaaactacatTTTCCATAGGAAGTGTTTTCTTTCATGGGGAGGGTATGCTGCTGTTCAATTTCAGCTATGCTAAAATGGTGAATTTTGTTTTTGCTGGGTACTGTAATTAAATTGTGATGATAGTCTTCTCCTGTCTCGATGGATATCTCTGCTTCCCTTACATATCAATCATAGCTATGAATCCCCTTATTGGCTACAGAGAGTGAAGGTGGCAGTGGGCTTGTTTCTCAATAAATGATTGGGCAGAATACTGCtgacacattttgcttcatatcAAGGGCTAGAAGCTTgatatttaaatatgtatataaGCTGGAAATCTAGCCTAGCTAATGGTTCAAGCTGGATggcatgcccagaactgcacaAAACCTGAAGAACCTGGCCATATGGCAATCATAACCATGCATGGCATGGTAGTATTTTATAGGTCTCATGTGGGCGAGGAACTTCTGTCTTAACAAATaatgcagcaacaataataatgCTGATGCATTATTTGCAAGTCCAGATAACAAAGAGGCAAGGGAAAATTTGGCAAAAGGTCTTGATGAAGTTCTGAATCTACAAAGCACCTCTGAAATCTTACAAGACTTAAGTAGGTTTACCAGTGTACTCTGCAACACCAAACATTATTGGAATAACAATATGCATTAATATTCTTCTTTAAACTTGTAAGGAAATAAGTTGGTGTTCCACTTTGTTCTTTAAATGTTTCCATGAGTGCTTTGTTTATGCAAGTGACATTGTGCAATGCCAAGCAATGTACTGACTGCAATTAGTCATTCTGAAATTGGTTTTAGTAATGGAAAGGATTCCCCTTCAATCAAGTAAtcaaaatgcagttcaatatacACATAGTTGTGTATGAAATATGTGAACAGTacacttgttttttaaatttatgatTGTGCACTTGAATTCATATTAAAAACTAGTGTCTTTCCTAAGTGTGGAAATGGTTCTTCTCTTTGCATGTGCAAATGATTTGTCATACTAATTAATCTATTTATCATTCATAAACCTTAGACTTTTGACTAACATATTTTGTGGATCTAAAGAACAGCCTCAGCATTATCCACTACAATGCTAAATGCACCTGAATTTTAgttctcattcaaaattcctatTGGGAGGGCAGGTTTGCACAAAGCCAAACAACTGCTTTGATAAATCAGCTGAGTCATTGTATGTGTTGCATTCCATTATGGCAATGTCTTCAAAGTTCAGTAACAAATGCACTCAAGGCCATTGTGAATTCTGCCCTTTTCACCTCACAAGTGCCAAGCAAAGCTTTATGCCAAACTTTGCTTAGCATAAATGCACTCTGAATCAATTAGACACACTTTCACATAGGTAATCCTTTtgcaatatttattttgtttcagaGATTCAGATCATTAAACAATTTGAGTCTGAAGACAGCTAAAGCAAGACCAACAAATATCAGAAGGAAAGACTCCCTTTTTACAAGCATTAGGCTTATAGAGGGCAGGACATAGTTGCTGTAGGTGGGGGACTGTGGGAGGCAGTTAATGCCCCCCGAGGAGCTGTTCTCTGTCTCAGTTTGGTTTCTGGTCCTTAAGACAATATCCACACATTTCAAAGTTTGACTGTACTTATGAGCAGATGAAGTTGCCTTCTATCCAATCAGACCATTTGCCCACCTATCCATTACCATCTACTGACTGCTAGCTTCTCTTCAccatttcaggcagaggtctttgcTATCTCTGGCACTCAAGAGTCTTTTAAACTAGAAGTGCTTGAGATGAATCCTGGCTTCTTGTGCATGCAAAccaggtgttctaccactgaaacCATTTAGCTATACACTtggtggcttgtttgttttaaattagaGTATCAGATATTTGATTCTGCACTGACATTTTAAAtttgaaaaacacaaaaaagcagcatatacataaTCATTCTggagattactttaaaaaatctAGACAACAGAACTGAATTGTAAGGGTTTTAGGTCACGCAAGGGCTGCTTATGCAGATGAAAGCTTTTAAACTTAGTCAAAACCTATTGGACTTgtatttggaaacatattgggtTTGGATGTCTGTTTCAATGAACTTAAGCTAGGCTGTTTTAACAAATTCTAGATATCCAGCTAGTAGTTTAGCACTGAGAAACAGGACTTGACATGAAGTGTGACAGAGCAAAGTTGGCTGGCATGGTCTACATTTTTCTTCAGCTGAGTCCAAACATGAAATGTTaactgcacttaaaaaaaaaaaagtcagaaaaGTCTGGATATCAAAGGAaggaggacaggacaggacaggaatgATAACAAGGAAATGCAtgaatggaaaaacaaggcagaaaAAGATGGTGGTGTCCCCCTCCCCATTCAGTTCCTTGAATAATACTGGCCCAACAATATAGAATTATGCTTATGAACTCTGTTCACTGACATTCTGTCCAATAAAGAGGTTATAATCCAGAGAATATGGTGCGTGCTcaactcccattgatttcaacaggacttctaCCATACCAGCTTTCTCTGGATTGCAGCCAGTGAATTTCAAGTCTGCCAAAAAGGCAGCAAAAACCTTAGTTAGTTGAAGAAACATTGCAAGTCAGTCATCAAAATGCTGCCAGGTTGCTTTCAACAACTGTGGGGGGAAGCCCACATTTTATGTGTAagctggcactccatttttttGCTCTAAAGAAATGGCCAAATATTTGTCAGACTAGGAGGTCATGGTGAAAAATTAGTTCTGCCTGACTATACTAAGTCACTTAACTTTGTGTTAAAAAGCACAATTTAGTGACAAAAAGTCCCCTAGAGAAAAATGAGGATttttcccctctccattgagcTCTCTAGGTAAAATTCAGCTTTTCCTAACTGTTAAGTCCATAAGCCTTTGAGAAAAAGTAAAAGGTAAACTCTAGTCttaattttaaacacacacacacacacacacactgaccagTCACCCCCTTGTGaagtggcttctctctctctttcactctttaATGATGTGGATTCTCATGTGAAGAATGTGAAAGAAAGGGCGTGGTTCTAAAAAGTGTGGTGGAGAAGAACACTTAAAAACATGCAGGTGTTCTCTGAACATTACTTGACATCACACAGTAGGGCAACTCCACGCAGTATCCAGTGCTCGG contains:
- the LOC128324825 gene encoding uncharacterized protein LOC128324825, translating into MPGTPHPSTSRARSASTPRTKSKTSTSTRPGSPHSKSKSSTSKDSGPSTLKTVSTSSSRECQVPSTSGSDPDADDAATASTTKRRRMIDLMRDTTPSPPSARHRPSSTPAHPSTPRPSTPSVSAPRARSLSPAPTPVPSSPPSTPTAPGPSSALSLHTPLLTTSSHVTPRYRSPPPTFDIEGDPQDAEIGLHPSTTQSLLSLLDSTVSTPSQATFRGFPASEEEPRPTSAPPAHPGSSLSAAQLQSPLPWHTCGFTHTPPPHVPGSGPAVSTSSQASLPTGTWEPRSSLPATLFLRTISASTNSPSIATRHSSTQTSKVVTSDSCVQTQPPLTRAMATQTTSLPSPPTPSERSHGTAPTSPAASPSEHYSSSDFESDPEREETIIEPPTDVAPTVYVSPNEEMKAYHRHVRAMADALGLDLRSALTTIDNPVYNFMLKSQSTAPVALPMLPVITRAAKCA